CCGCCGGGCGGTTGGCGGGGGTGCTGCGGATCGAGGTGCGCGGGGGGTTGCTCCAGGCGTATGAAGTGGTGGCGAGTCCTGAGCGGTTGGCGGGGACGGAGATCGCTACGCTCTCCTGCGGTGACGTATAGGTCGTTATACAATTTGGGGTCGGCCCGACGCACGCGCTGAGGCCTGCCCCAGCCCAGGGGAGGTGGCGTGCCGCGCCAGGCTGGGGCAGGCATAACGGTGCGGTGAGCGATGGGCGGGACGCTCCTAACCGCACCGAGCTTTACCGGTCATCTCCCCTTTTCGCGGGTCCTCGCCCTCCGAGCACTCGACTGCCGGGAAGACCTCGGTGTCCTCCCCGGCGCGTTCGGCGGCGGCTTCCTCGGCCGTCCGGCGGAATTCGGCCAGTCGGGCCTCTTCGATCTCGGCTTGGACCTCGTAGTCCAGCCGCGCCTGGAGGTCGCGGACGGTCAGTTTCCCGCGCGGCGGCGGGATCGGCCGGCGGGCTCGCCACAGCCACGCCGAGACCAGGACCAGCAGCAAGAGCACGCAGCACCCGATCACCACCGCCGGATGGGCGGTGCGAGCCGCCTCGGCGAACGTCTCCGCTGCGTTCATGCGATGCACCCCTCGGCTTCGGAAGTGTCTTCGCGTGCCCTGCCCACGATGGGGCCGGCCGGTGGCCTGGACCAGCCAGCAAACCGGGCGAAAAGCGGGCGGCAACCGAGGGAATCGCCTTGCCCTGGCCACGGTGACCTGCGGTAATCTAGCGATCCCGGGTCGTGGCGAAGGGGTGTCGCCCATGGGCGAACGGCGAGAAGGACTTGTCCGGGCACGCAAAGCGGCGAACCTGACGCAAGAAAAGCTCGCCGCGCTGCTCCCCGCCGACGAAAAAAGCATCCGCGCCTGGGAATCCGGCCGCTCCGAGCCGCGTCCGCACCGGCGCGACCGGCTCGCCCGGCTGCTGCGCATCAGCCCCGCCCGGCTGGAGGAACTGCTCCGCGAAGGCACCCCGGCGGACCTCCGCAGGTCCGCGGGAGTCCTGCTGCCCGTCGTCGTGGACGGGCGGCCCGTCGCGCTGCCGCTGGACCGGGCCACCGTCGCGGCCAGCGTCCTCGCCCGGCTCGTGCCCGCACCCGGCGACGCGGCCCAGCCCGCGGTTCCGACCACAGAATGGGACGCCATGAGCCCGCTCAGTCGCCGCTCCCTGCTCAAAAACGGCCTGCCGGTCGCGGCTTTGCCCGCACTCGGAATAGGCGGCGCCGAGCACGTCGCGCGAGCGCTGGAGAATCCCCGGCGGTACATGGACAAAACCGTCACGCACTATTTCCGGCGGCAGCTCGACGAGTACAAATACGAGGACGGCGAACGCGGTCCGGCGAAAACGCTTCCGATGACGCTCGGCGTGCTCGACATCATCGACCGCATCGCGCGCGACGCGACCGCCGAGGATCAGCGCGCCTTGCTGCAAATCGGTTCGGAGGGCGCGGAATTCGCCGGATGGCTCTACCGCGACCGCCGCCAGATGGCAGACTCGCTGTACTGGCACGACCGCGCGATGGAATGGGCGCAGGCGGCGGGCGACAGCACGATGCAGGGCTACATTCTGCTCAAGAAAGCCCAGGTCGCCTACGACGAACGCGATCCGCGGCGGATGCTCATCCTCACCCGAGCCGTGCGCAACGGCCCCTGGTCGCTCCCCCGGCGGCTGCAGGCCGAGGCCGCCCAGCAGGAAGCCCGCGCGGAGGCGATGCTCGGCGCGTCGGCCGATCAGGTGAACCGCACCCTCGACGTCGCGTGGAAACTGCTGGACGACGCCGGGCCGGCCGAATCACCGCTGGGCGCGCACTTCAACGCGACGCTGCTGAATATGCAGACCGCCATCTGCTACACCGAAGCGGGCGAACCGCGCCGGTCGGTCGAACTGTACGAGAAAACGTTGAAGGAAACCCACTTCTCCCGTCGGGACTACGGGTTCTTCTTGTCCCTCATGGCGAACTCGCTGGCCCTTTCCGGCGAACCGGACCAAGCCGCCAAAACCGGTCTCGCCTCCGCCCGTCGCGCGACGGAAACGAACTCCCGCCGCACCAAGGAAGAACTCCGGCGGGTCGTCGAAGTGCTCAAACCGTGGCACAACCGGCCGGACGTACGGGAATTGCGCGAAGCACTCAACAGCTGAGCCGTCAGCGAAGCCATTCCCGGACCTCGCGGATCACCTGCCGTTGCCATGCCCGCGTCTGCGGATCGGCATATTCCGGATCTTCGTGCACCGCGAATCCGTGCTGTGCACCGTCGAGCTGGAGCAGCCGGTGCTCGCAGGTCAACGCCCGATCCGCCGCCCGCGACGACTCGACCGGGACGAACGTGTCCTCGGTGCCATGCACGATCAGCGTCGGCGCGGCGATGCGCGGCAGATTTTCGCGGGCCTCGAACCACAACGCCTCGTTGAGCAGCGCCCGGCCGAGCCGGAAGCCAGGCCCGTGCCCGAGATAGCCCTGCTGCTTGAGCTCGGCCGCGCCCTTGTCGTTGAGATAACCGTCCGTCGACCACTCGGACTTCTCCTCGATGAACCGCCCGCGGTAGTCGATGAGGGGATTGAACAGGACGAGACGCTCGACGTCGTCCGGTCGCTTGGCCGCGTAGTACGCCGCGGCGCCGCCGGAGAAACTGGCCGCCGCGAGCGACGTCCGCACCCCCGGGACGGCGCCGGCCAAATGCTCGATGCCGCCGCGAATGACGTTGAGCAGCGCGAAAAGCGACAGATCCTCTTGGCTGCCTTCGCTCTCGCCGTGCCCGGGAAGATCGACTCTGAGGGAGGCCACCTCCGCCTCGGCCAGACCCGCCGCGAGACGGGTGAAGAACCCGCCTTCCTCGCGGGTGACGGTCGCCCCTTGAACGAGCAGCACCGCCCGCCGAGCCGCACCGTCCGGCTCGGTCAGCGTGCCGGCCAGGTTGAGGCCGTCCGGTGTGCGAACTGTCCGATAGCTGTCGCGCGACATGGACACTCCCGGAGTTGTCGTCAACTCCCAGTGTCGCAGGTTCGCGCGATCGGGGACCTAAATCGCCCGACGGTGTAACGGAGGCGACAGTCGCCGCGACCAGAGGCGAAGGGCGCGTGGGCGGAGCAGACGGCATGACGGAGAGCGAAGTGGTCGCGGCGTTCGCGGCGTGGCTCGAACGCGACGGCTGGACGATCGGTCCCGGCCCGGATCGACACCTCGACCTCTACGCCACGCGTGCCGACGACCGGCTCCACGCGGAAGCGAAAGGCGCCACCCAGGACAAGGGCATCGACGCGGACATCCTTTGGGGCCAGATCCTGCGGCGCATGGGCGAGTTCGGCATGCCGGGCGCGCGCTATGCGGTCGTAGTGCCAGACACCGTGAAGTGGCACGCCCTGCGGGTTCCGGCCAAGGTACGCACTCTGCTTGGCATTGAGGTGTACCTCGTAGCTGCGGACGGCTCGGTCGCTCGGGCGGATGCCTGAACCCGGCCCCGCTCGCTACTTCTTCAGCCTCCGGCTTCCGCCATGCCAATCCTGCTCCCGCCCCGTCTCCCCCGCCGCCACCCCGAACGACGGCAACTGCGGCATCTCCCGCAAGCTCCGCTTCAGCTCCGCGAACCCCGGGAACGCCGCCAGCCCCACCACGTGGTCCCACAGCCGGGCCGCCTCCTCGTCGGACGGCAAGCGGCTGATCACCGGGCCGAAGAACGCGACTCCCTCCGGCGGCTGGAAGTGCAGGATCGGCGTCCCGACGTCCTTCCCCGTCAGCGAAAGCGCTTCGTCCGTCTCCCGCTGGATCTCGGCATCCCACTGCGCGTCGTCGACGGCATCGGCAAGGGCCACCGGAAGGCCCGCCCGCGAAAGAGCCGTCGTGGCGGCCGAGCGGGTGCCATGCGCAGCACGTGCCGAAGCGGTGTCCTCGACCAGACCGCTCTCGAAGTTCTGCTCCCCCAGCGCCTCGTACAGCGGACCGACCGCCTCCCGGCCGCAATCCGAGCGCACCGCTGCGGCCAGGCGAAGCAACCGAAGCCCGGCCGTGTGCGAAGCGTCGTACTCCGGCGGAAAGTGCGTCGCGTAATCCAGGTGCGCGTTCAGCAGCCGCAGCGAGATGAATCGCCAGTCCACGGCATAGGAGCGCTGCCGGGCGACCTGGCGGACCCACTTGCTGGTCATCCACGCGAACGGGCACACCGGATCGAAGTAGAAGTTCAGGTCGGCCATGGCCCAACTCTACGTCCGGGGAGGATCAAGCGCCCTTGCTCCGCCGGACGTCGCCCGACAGCTCCTGGTGATGCTGCACCGCCAGCTGGACGATGTGCCGCACGTGCGGATCGTCCAGCACGTAGACCTGTCGCTTCCCCTCGCGGCGGGCGCGGACCAGTCCTGCGAGCTTCAGTTTGCCCAGATGGTGGCTCGCGGTCGGCACAGTCTGGCCGGTCTCCTCGGCGAGCGTGCCGACGTCGCGTTCCCCGTGCGACAGCAGCCAGAGCAGGTGGAGCCGCACGGTCGCCGACAGCAGGCCGAACGTCGCGGCGGCGTCCTGCAGCAAGTCGGCCGGGAGGGGTTCCAGCGGGGGTTGAGACGGGGTGGACACGAAGGACATCCTCTCGGGTGGGCCCCCAGCGTGACCTAGCCCCCATCAGTTGCACAAGTGTTTGACTGTTTCCGTGATCTGCGCTCTACTGGTCCCCGGCCGGCGCGCGACGCCGGTCGATGAGTCTTGCGGAGGAGGTGAGCCGGGTGACCGGCGAAGGAAGTAGTCGGCACGGCCGCGCGGGAACCCGGGCAACCAGGTAGGTCCGGGAGCGCCCCGCGCGGTCCGCTGACGCCCAGCTGACCTCGAGGGGGACGACTATGACCCGCTTTCCCGCCCTGCGCGCCCACGGCGACGCGCCGGTGCTGACCCTTTTCCGGAATCTCGGCAGCTCGCCCAAAGGCCTCACCGAGAACGAGGCGGCCGAACGCCTGCGCCGGTTCGGCGAGAACCGCATCGGCAGCACGCTCCAGGCGCCCGTCCGCGTCTGGACCGCCGCGCGCAGCCCGTTCGTCGCGTTGCTGACCGCGCTCGGCCTGGTCTTCGCCGGCGTCGGGGACATTCGCGGCGCGGTGACCGTCGGCGTGATGGTCGTGCTCAGCATCGGTCTCCGCTACTGGCAGCAGTCCCGGTCCGAGCGTGCGATCAGCGCGGTCCGCGACCAGATCACCACCACGGTCACCGTGCGTCGGCGCGCCGCGGCGGAGTTTCCCGGCAGCGAGCGCGAGGTGCCCACGGCAGACCTCGTGCCCGGCGACGTCGTGCTGCTCGGGCCCGGCGACGTGATTCCGGCGGACGTGCGGATTGTCGCGGCCAAGGACTTCGTGGTCGACCAGTCCGCGCTGTCCGGCGAGGCGCTGCCGGTCGCGAAGCGTGCGCCCCAGCCCGGCAAGCACGAGGACCACGAACTCGTCGAGACGCCCGCGCTCGGCTTCGCGGGCACGTCGGTGGTCGGCGGGACGGCCACCGCGGTCGTCGCCGCGACCGGCAGCGACACCTACTTCGGCGTGCTGGCCAAGCAATCCGCCGAGCCGCGCGCGGAATCCAGCTTCGACGCCGGAGTGCGCCGCGTCGGCTGGACGCTCGTGCGGTTCATGCTCGTGATGGTGCCGATCGTGCTCGTCGTCAACGGCACGGTCACCGGCGACTGGGCGCAAGCCGGGATGTTCGCGGTCGCCGTCGCGGTCGGTCTCACGCCGGAGATGCTGCCGGTCATCGTCACCACGAACCTCGCCCGGGGCGCGGCCGCGCTGTCCCGGCGGCAGGTGATCGTCAAGCGGCTCAACGCCATTCAGGACCTCGCCGCGATGGACGTGCTGTGCGTCGACAAGACCGGCACGCTCACCGAGGACCGGATCGCCTACGCGCACAGCGTCGACTACTCCGGCAGCCCGGACGGCGAAGCAGCCGAGTACGCGGGCCTCGCCGTGCGTTTCCAGACCGACCGGCACGACCGGCTGGACGAGGCCATCGAGACCCTCTTCGACGGCGAAGACGACCTGGTCACCGACGCGCTGTTCACCGGCGTCGCCGAGATCGGCTTCGACCACGCGCGCCGCCGGGCCAGCGTCGTGGTCCGCCGCGGCAGCGAGTACCTGCTGATCAGCAAGGGCGACCCGGACGAGATTCTGCCGCGCTGCAGCCACGCGCGCCGCGACGGCGTCGTGACCGAATTCGACGACGCGGCCCGGATCGGCGCGGAAGAACTGGTGCGCGCGTACGCCGAACACGGCATGCGAGTGCTCGCCGTGGCCGCCCGCGAAGTCGAGAACCGGCTCGACGGATTTGACGAAACTGACGAGAACCAGATGATCCTCGTCGGTTTCGTGGGATTCGTCGACCCGGTCCGCGACGGCGTCGTGAACGCGGTGAAAACCCTTGGCGAGCAAGGCGTCGCGCTGAAAGTGCTCACTGGGGACAACCGGCACGTCGCCGCGCGCGTCGCGGATTCGGCGGGCATCCCGGTCGGCGAAGTCGTGCTCGGCCGTCAGGTCGAAGCGGCCAGCGACGCCGAATTGCGGGAAATCGTCAAGGACACCACCGTCTTCGCGAAGCTCACGCCAGCGCACAAGGCCCGCGTCGTCACGGCGTTGCGCGAGAACGGCCGCGCGGTCGGCTTTGTCGGCGACGGCGTCAACGACGTCACCGCGCTGCGCACCGCCGACGTCGGGATCGCGCCGGACACCGCCACCGACGCGGCAAAGGACGCGGCGGACCTGGTGCTGCTCGAACGCGACCTCGGCGTGCTCGCCCGCGGCGTGGCCGAAGGACGGCGGACGCTCGGCAACACGCTGAAGTACGTCAACATCACCGCCGCGTCCAACTTCGGCAACGTGCTGTCGGTGCTCGCGGCCAGCGCGTTCCTGCCGTTCCTGCCCATCCTGCCGATCCAGCTCGTGGTGTCGAACCTGCTCTACGACCTGGCTCAGCTCGCGCTGGCCTGGGACCGGGTGGACGACGAGTACCTCGGCAAGCCGCGCCGCTGGGACGCGCGCGGGCTGACCGGTTTCATGCTCGTGTTCGGCCCGCTGTCGTCGCTGTTCGACCTCGCGACGTTCGCCGTGCTGTGGCACGTCTTCGGGGCGGGAGCGGACCCGTTGCTGTTCCAGACCGGCTGGTTCGTCGAGGGGCTGCTCTCGCAGCTGCTGGTCGTGCTCGTCCTGCGCGGCCGCGGCACTCCCCTGCGCGCCAGCCGCCCGGTCGTCCTGGCCGCCGCGGCCGCCGCGCTCGCCGGTCTGCTCGTGCCGCTGTCGCCGCTCGCCGGACCGTTGCGGATGCAGGCCCTGCCCGCGACCTACCTGCTGTGGCTGGTGGTCGTGCTGGCCGGCTACGCGCTGGCGGCCCAAGTAGCGAAACGCGGCTGGGCACGCCACCGTACGTGGTGGTAACCGTCCTTTATTGAGCCTTTTTCCCAACTATTTCTGAACTTTTCGCGACAACCAGTGGGAGCGCAGATGACGACTGCGGAGATGTTGCTGCGCCTTGGCGCCGGAGTGGGCCTCGGCACGGTGATCGGATTTGAACGCCAATACCGCGCCCGGATGGCGGGGCTGCGGACGAATGCCCTGGTCGCGGCCGGGTCGACGCTGTTCGTGCTGCTGTCCGCGCACGGTTTCAGCGGAGCGAGCGCCGACCCCACCCGGGTCGCCGCGCAAATTGTTTCCGGAATCGGTTTTCTCGGCGCGGGCGTGATTCTGCGCGAAGGGCTGACCGTGCGCGGGCTCAACACCGCCGCGACATTGTGGTGTTCCGCGGCGGTGGGTGCGCTGGCCGGGGCCGGGCTGTACACCGCCGCGGGCGCGGGCACCGCCGTCGTCATGGCGGTGAACATCGCGCTGCGTCCGCTCGGCCGGGTCGTCGACCGGCGTCCGGCGACCGGTCGCGAAACCCCGACGTCGTACACCTTCCTGGCGGTGACGAAGGACGATTCCGAAGCACACGTACGCGCGCTGCTCGTACAAGCCTTGGCGCGCACCGATTTCTCCCTCCAATCGGTCACCAGCACCAACACCGACACCGACGGGCAGGTGCAGGTGCGCGCCGAACTGTCCGCCGACCAGCGCGACGACAAGCAGATGGAGTCGGCGGTGAGCCGGCTGTCGATGGAACCGTCGGTGACCAGCGTGCGCTGGCAGGCCGAACTCACCTACTCCGAGCAGGACAGCGAGAACTAGACCATGCTGCGCACCTTCCCCACCCGCGGCGCGCTCGTCCGGCCCCGCCGCACGATCGCCGACGTGGCGGTGTTCCTCGGCGCCGCCGCGGCGCTGTGGCTGATCGTGCGGCTCGCGCACGGGGCCGCCACGGCGTGGACCCCGGCGACCGCACCGTCCACAGTGTCCACTGACCCGGCCGAACTTCCTTATTACGCGGGACGCTCGCTGCTGCGGATGTTCGTCGCGCTCGTCCTGTCGGTCGGATTCACCTTCTGCTACGCGACCGCGGCGGCCCGGCTGCGGCGCACCGAGAAGATCCTGCTGCCCGCGCTCGACATCCTCCAGTCGGTGCCGGTGCTCGGCTTCCTGTCGGTGACGATCACCGGGTTCATCGCGCTGTTCCCCGGTTCCCAGCTGGGCCTGGAATGCGCGTCGATCTTCGCGATCTTCACCTCCCAGGCGTGGAACATGACGTTCGCGTTCCACCACTCGCTGGTTTCGCAACCGCGCG
The nucleotide sequence above comes from Amycolatopsis sp. AA4. Encoded proteins:
- a CDS encoding helix-turn-helix transcriptional regulator, with the translated sequence MGERREGLVRARKAANLTQEKLAALLPADEKSIRAWESGRSEPRPHRRDRLARLLRISPARLEELLREGTPADLRRSAGVLLPVVVDGRPVALPLDRATVAASVLARLVPAPGDAAQPAVPTTEWDAMSPLSRRSLLKNGLPVAALPALGIGGAEHVARALENPRRYMDKTVTHYFRRQLDEYKYEDGERGPAKTLPMTLGVLDIIDRIARDATAEDQRALLQIGSEGAEFAGWLYRDRRQMADSLYWHDRAMEWAQAAGDSTMQGYILLKKAQVAYDERDPRRMLILTRAVRNGPWSLPRRLQAEAAQQEARAEAMLGASADQVNRTLDVAWKLLDDAGPAESPLGAHFNATLLNMQTAICYTEAGEPRRSVELYEKTLKETHFSRRDYGFFLSLMANSLALSGEPDQAAKTGLASARRATETNSRRTKEELRRVVEVLKPWHNRPDVRELREALNS
- a CDS encoding alpha/beta hydrolase, with product MSRDSYRTVRTPDGLNLAGTLTEPDGAARRAVLLVQGATVTREEGGFFTRLAAGLAEAEVASLRVDLPGHGESEGSQEDLSLFALLNVIRGGIEHLAGAVPGVRTSLAAASFSGGAAAYYAAKRPDDVERLVLFNPLIDYRGRFIEEKSEWSTDGYLNDKGAAELKQQGYLGHGPGFRLGRALLNEALWFEARENLPRIAAPTLIVHGTEDTFVPVESSRAADRALTCEHRLLQLDGAQHGFAVHEDPEYADPQTRAWQRQVIREVREWLR
- a CDS encoding helix-turn-helix transcriptional regulator, which encodes MSFVSTPSQPPLEPLPADLLQDAAATFGLLSATVRLHLLWLLSHGERDVGTLAEETGQTVPTASHHLGKLKLAGLVRARREGKRQVYVLDDPHVRHIVQLAVQHHQELSGDVRRSKGA
- a CDS encoding MgtC/SapB family protein, with amino-acid sequence MTTAEMLLRLGAGVGLGTVIGFERQYRARMAGLRTNALVAAGSTLFVLLSAHGFSGASADPTRVAAQIVSGIGFLGAGVILREGLTVRGLNTAATLWCSAAVGALAGAGLYTAAGAGTAVVMAVNIALRPLGRVVDRRPATGRETPTSYTFLAVTKDDSEAHVRALLVQALARTDFSLQSVTSTNTDTDGQVQVRAELSADQRDDKQMESAVSRLSMEPSVTSVRWQAELTYSEQDSEN
- the mgtA gene encoding magnesium-translocating P-type ATPase — protein: MTRFPALRAHGDAPVLTLFRNLGSSPKGLTENEAAERLRRFGENRIGSTLQAPVRVWTAARSPFVALLTALGLVFAGVGDIRGAVTVGVMVVLSIGLRYWQQSRSERAISAVRDQITTTVTVRRRAAAEFPGSEREVPTADLVPGDVVLLGPGDVIPADVRIVAAKDFVVDQSALSGEALPVAKRAPQPGKHEDHELVETPALGFAGTSVVGGTATAVVAATGSDTYFGVLAKQSAEPRAESSFDAGVRRVGWTLVRFMLVMVPIVLVVNGTVTGDWAQAGMFAVAVAVGLTPEMLPVIVTTNLARGAAALSRRQVIVKRLNAIQDLAAMDVLCVDKTGTLTEDRIAYAHSVDYSGSPDGEAAEYAGLAVRFQTDRHDRLDEAIETLFDGEDDLVTDALFTGVAEIGFDHARRRASVVVRRGSEYLLISKGDPDEILPRCSHARRDGVVTEFDDAARIGAEELVRAYAEHGMRVLAVAAREVENRLDGFDETDENQMILVGFVGFVDPVRDGVVNAVKTLGEQGVALKVLTGDNRHVAARVADSAGIPVGEVVLGRQVEAASDAELREIVKDTTVFAKLTPAHKARVVTALRENGRAVGFVGDGVNDVTALRTADVGIAPDTATDAAKDAADLVLLERDLGVLARGVAEGRRTLGNTLKYVNITAASNFGNVLSVLAASAFLPFLPILPIQLVVSNLLYDLAQLALAWDRVDDEYLGKPRRWDARGLTGFMLVFGPLSSLFDLATFAVLWHVFGAGADPLLFQTGWFVEGLLSQLLVVLVLRGRGTPLRASRPVVLAAAAAALAGLLVPLSPLAGPLRMQALPATYLLWLVVVLAGYALAAQVAKRGWARHRTWW